The following proteins come from a genomic window of Malus sylvestris chromosome 4, drMalSylv7.2, whole genome shotgun sequence:
- the LOC126618135 gene encoding uncharacterized protein LOC126618135, giving the protein METQLGQIADALNQREVGKFPSQPVILQRNQEQAKAITTLRNGKVIDNRVGNEVTNEFDHVNVGVTQGENEKPNEEPSHANSSFEAPNLHKAEKPYTPPIPFPGRLAKSKQDKSFKEIFDILSKVNVNLPLLDVIRNMPAYGKFFKELNNYKRKYGPHEKVVVSENVSAVLQRKLPPKLKDPGSFSINITIGDKKVEKAMLDLGASINLMPYSVYLQLGLGELKATTISLQLADRSVKYPRGIIEDILVQIDKLILPADFVVLDMEEAPIHDRELPILLRRPFMATAKTIIDVQNGLLTMTVLGETVQFKVFESLSHPSSSLECYAIDVLDSIVFSKFLQAQSSEPLQTVLTQSQDEFDEEDALMEVVATLEALAPYPLNVSPLVEHLESSRSHLIPSIVKAPKLELKPLPPHLKYAYLAEFETLPVIIASDLNPNEEDKLMRVLKKSKSAIGWSIADIKGISPTMCMHRILLEDGSKTTREPQRRLNPHMKEVVRNEVLKLLDVGIIYPISDSKWVSAIQVVPKKVGITVMTNENKELVPTKPTASWRVCTDYRKLNSSTRKDYFPMPFIDQMLERLAGYSHYCFLDGYSGYNQIAIAPEDQEKTTFTCPFGTFAYRRMPFGLCTNHE; this is encoded by the coding sequence ATGGAGACACAATTGGGACAGATTGCGGATGCCTTGAACCAAAGAGAAGTTGGGAAGTTTCCAAGCCAACCCGTGATACTCCAAAGGAACCAAGAGCAAGCCAAAGCAATCACTACACTCAGAAATGGTAAGGTGATAGATAATAGAGTTGGCAATGAAGTTACTAATGAATTTGATCATGTGAATGTAGGGGTTACCCAAGGAGAAAATGAGAAACCAAATGAGGAACCAAGCCATGCCAATTCCTCATTTGAAGCACCAAATCTTCACAAGGCCGAGAAACCTTACACTCCACCAATACCATTCCCTGGAAGACTTGCCAAGAGCAAGCAGGATAAGTCATTTAAGGAAATTTTTGATATTCTAAGTAAGGTGAATGTTAACCTACCCTTGCTTGATGTCATTAGAAACATGCCAGCTTATGGGAAGTTCTTCAAAGAGTTAAACAACTACAAAAGGAAGTATGGACCACATGAGAAGGTAGTGGTGTCTGAGAATGTAAGTGCAGTGTTACAAAGAAAACTCCCACCAAAGCTCAAGGATCCAGGAAGTTTCTCTATCAACATCACCATAGGGGACAAGAAAGTAGAAAAGGCAATGCTTGATTTGGGTGCTAGCATCAATTTAATGCCCTATTCCGTGTACCTTCAACTAGGTTTGGGGGAATTGAAAGCCACCACCATTTCATTACAACTTGCGGACAGATCCGTGAAGTATCCAAGAGGTATAATAGAGGATATTCTAGTTCAAATTGATAAACTAATCTTGCCTGCGGATTTTGTAGTGTTGGACATGGAAGAAGCGCCTATACATGACCGAGAGTTGCCTATTTTGCTTAGAAGACCATTCATGGCCACGGCCAAGACCATCATTGATGTGCAAAATGGACTCCTCACTATGACAGTACTAGGAGAGACCGTGCAATTTAAAGTGTTTGAGTCTCTTTCTCATCCTTCTTCATCTCTTGAGTGCTATGCCATTGATGTGCTTGATTCAATTGTTTTCTCTAAGTTCTTGCAGGCACAATCTAGTGAACCATTACAAACTGTTTTGACTCAATCTCAAGAtgagtttgatgaagaagatgcaCTCATGGAAGTGGTAGCTACCTTGGAAGCATTGGCACCGTATCCtttaaatgtttcacctcttgtTGAGCATTTAGAATCATCTAGGTCACATTTAATACCTTCCATTGTTAAGGCACCAAAACTTGAACTTAAACCACTTCCACCACATCTTAAATATGCATATCTAGCTGAATTTGAAACTCTTCCTGTTATCATAGCTTCTGACCtgaatccaaatgaagaagataaactaATGAGGGTGTTAAAAAAGTCTAAATCAGCTATTGGATGGTCTATTGCAGATATCAAGGGAATAAGCCCTACTATGTGCATGCATAGGATTCTTTTGGAGGATGGATCAAAGACAACCCGTGAACCACAAAGAAGACTCAATCCACACATGAAGGAAGTTGTGAGGAATGAAGTGTTGAAGTTGTTAGATGTGGGAATCATATATCCCATTTCTGATAGCAAATGGGTGAGTGCTATTCAGGTGGTACCCAAGAAGGTGGGAATCACAGTGATGACAAATGAAAACAAAGAGCTTGTGCCCACAAAGCCCACAGCTAGTTGGCGTGTTTGCACCGACTACAGGAAGTTGAATTCTAGCACTAGAAAAGATTACTTTCCTATGCCTTTCatagatcaaatgcttgagagatTGGCAGGTTACTCACACTATTGTTTTCTGGATGGTTACTCAGGTTACAATCAAATTGCAATTGCTCCAGAGGATCAAGAGAAAACTACATTTACTTGCCCATTTGGCACATTTGCATATAGGAGAATGCCTTTTGGACTTtgcacaaaccatgagtga